The following are encoded together in the Nocardia sp. XZ_19_385 genome:
- a CDS encoding NmrA/HSCARG family protein — protein MSNDKGPVLVIGATGQQGRATTQQLLERGWGVRAFIRDPEAPAAQALRAAGAELSVGDLDDIDSVRTAMTGAYGVFMMLTMMEGVHITAEGIAAEQRRGKAVVELAKELDIEHFVYSSLKGAGENSGVEYYAAKEAIEGYITEAELPATILRPVFFMDNFNTFNRPVRNENGDILVNLAVRPDIPMELISVHDIGAFAAIAFDRPADYLGRTVPISGDRLTPPQIAEVFGRITNLPAHSNQIPVEQVKAFDEQVGKMFAYFNEGAGAPIDTAPLREHHTDLMDLETWLRTNNWKP, from the coding sequence ATGAGTAACGACAAGGGACCGGTTCTGGTAATCGGAGCGACCGGGCAGCAGGGCCGGGCAACCACCCAGCAGCTGCTCGAACGAGGTTGGGGCGTGCGGGCTTTCATACGCGACCCGGAGGCGCCCGCGGCGCAGGCACTGCGTGCGGCGGGTGCGGAGCTGTCCGTCGGCGATCTCGACGACATCGACTCGGTGCGGACCGCCATGACCGGCGCATACGGGGTCTTCATGATGCTGACCATGATGGAAGGCGTCCACATCACCGCCGAAGGCATTGCGGCAGAACAGCGCCGGGGCAAGGCGGTGGTCGAGTTGGCGAAGGAACTCGACATCGAGCACTTCGTCTACAGCTCACTCAAAGGCGCGGGCGAGAACTCCGGAGTGGAGTACTACGCGGCCAAGGAAGCCATCGAGGGCTACATCACCGAGGCCGAGCTCCCCGCGACCATCCTGCGGCCGGTGTTCTTCATGGACAACTTCAACACCTTCAACCGGCCGGTCCGCAACGAGAACGGCGACATCCTGGTGAATCTGGCGGTGCGGCCCGATATTCCGATGGAACTGATCTCCGTGCACGATATCGGCGCGTTCGCCGCTATCGCCTTCGACCGTCCCGCGGACTACCTGGGCCGCACCGTGCCCATCTCCGGCGATCGCCTGACACCCCCGCAGATTGCCGAGGTCTTCGGCCGGATCACGAATCTCCCCGCCCACAGCAACCAGATCCCGGTCGAGCAGGTCAAGGCCTTCGATGAGCAGGTCGGAAAGATGTTCGCCTACTTCAACGAAGGCGCTGGCGCGCCCATCGACACCGCGCCCCTGCGCGAACACCACACGGATCTGATGGATCTCGAGACCTGGTTGCGCACGAACAACTGGAAGCCGTGA
- a CDS encoding TIGR03619 family F420-dependent LLM class oxidoreductase yields MKIGFSLPQLGAHAREAARIPEFAAAMEKAGADSLWVGDRLMAATDPKVGYAGSATIPPEFNQVLDPFLTLALAASATERVRLGANVLIAPLYPPAILARALTTLDVASGGRLIPGFGIGWSPEEYEAAGVPFTKRGARLEQTLDALEAIWTTDPAEYSGSLVSVPRHRTELKPVQKPRPPIHLAAFTPAAMERVGRRGDGWLPVVPVPGPPEWGVQLRKLRGVVDHAAEQAGRDPGAIETIVRVNVKSGTPLEHVADAVRRTAGQSGFDDFFIDLTYVSASVDNLLDDAHHLLALLD; encoded by the coding sequence ATGAAGATCGGTTTCTCGTTACCGCAGCTCGGTGCGCACGCGCGGGAGGCGGCCCGGATCCCCGAGTTCGCCGCGGCGATGGAAAAGGCGGGCGCGGACAGCCTTTGGGTGGGCGACCGCCTGATGGCGGCGACCGACCCGAAGGTCGGCTACGCCGGGTCCGCCACCATCCCACCGGAATTCAATCAGGTGCTGGACCCGTTCCTGACCCTCGCGCTGGCCGCGTCGGCCACGGAACGGGTGCGCCTGGGCGCGAATGTGCTGATCGCGCCGCTGTATCCGCCCGCGATCCTGGCGCGGGCGCTGACCACGCTGGACGTGGCCAGCGGCGGCAGGCTGATCCCCGGTTTCGGAATCGGCTGGTCGCCTGAAGAATACGAGGCGGCCGGGGTGCCGTTCACCAAGCGCGGCGCCCGGCTGGAGCAGACGCTGGACGCTCTGGAAGCCATCTGGACCACCGATCCCGCCGAATACTCCGGCAGCTTGGTGTCGGTGCCGCGCCACCGCACCGAGCTGAAGCCCGTGCAGAAGCCGCGCCCGCCAATCCATCTCGCCGCCTTCACGCCGGCGGCGATGGAACGCGTGGGCCGCCGGGGCGATGGCTGGCTGCCGGTGGTGCCGGTGCCCGGTCCGCCGGAGTGGGGCGTCCAGCTGCGCAAGCTGCGCGGAGTGGTCGACCACGCCGCCGAGCAGGCGGGCCGTGATCCGGGAGCAATCGAGACCATCGTTCGGGTCAACGTCAAGTCGGGCACTCCGCTCGAGCATGTCGCGGACGCGGTGCGGCGCACCGCCGGGCAGTCCGGCTTCGACGACTTCTTCATCGACCTGACCTACGTCTCCGCCTCGGTGGACAACCTGCTCGACGACGCCCACCACCTGCTGGCCCTGCTCGACTGA
- a CDS encoding MFS transporter, which produces MTASIAAEPDSPESKQQLRKSVTASAMGNATEWFDYGVYAATATYLTDAFFPGELGTLGTMLGFAVSFLLRPLGGMVWGPIGDRIGRKAVLGTTILLMAAATGAIGLIPTHASIGVAAPILLILLRVVQGFSTGGEYGGAATYLAECATDRKRGFFGSFLEFGTLFGFVGGSAVVLACQLVLGTDAMHDWGWRIPFLIAVPLGLIGWYLRARLDESPVFEEVADQPHPPGGLREVLTTYRRETLTLIGLVVALNVVNYTLLTYQPTYLQNTIGVSDSTTTAMMLIGQLVMMVVLPFFGALSDRVGRRPMWLVSLIGLMVLALPMYWLMGKGIVWAVIGFIVLGLFYVPQLATISSTFPAIFPTHVRYAGFALGYNVSTAAFGGTAPLVNEAVIEKTGWALFPAAYMIGASLIGLVAWTFLRETAGTSLRGTEVPDVENIDPPVPGPTAPAKALA; this is translated from the coding sequence ATGACCGCGTCCATAGCCGCTGAACCGGACAGTCCGGAGTCCAAGCAACAATTGCGCAAGTCCGTCACCGCGTCGGCGATGGGCAACGCCACGGAGTGGTTCGACTACGGCGTCTACGCCGCTACCGCCACCTACCTCACGGACGCGTTCTTCCCCGGCGAGCTCGGCACCCTGGGCACCATGCTCGGTTTCGCCGTCTCCTTCCTGCTGCGCCCGCTCGGCGGCATGGTCTGGGGCCCCATCGGCGACCGGATCGGCCGCAAAGCGGTCCTGGGCACCACGATTCTGCTGATGGCGGCCGCGACCGGCGCGATCGGCCTGATCCCCACGCACGCCTCCATCGGTGTCGCCGCCCCGATTCTGCTGATCCTGCTGCGCGTCGTGCAGGGCTTCTCCACCGGCGGTGAATACGGCGGCGCCGCGACCTATCTCGCCGAATGCGCCACCGACCGCAAACGCGGCTTCTTCGGCAGCTTCCTGGAATTCGGCACCCTGTTCGGTTTCGTCGGTGGTTCGGCCGTGGTGCTGGCCTGTCAGCTGGTCCTGGGTACGGACGCCATGCACGACTGGGGCTGGCGGATCCCGTTCCTGATCGCGGTGCCGCTCGGCCTGATCGGCTGGTATCTGCGCGCCCGGCTGGACGAGTCCCCGGTGTTCGAGGAGGTGGCCGACCAGCCGCATCCGCCGGGTGGCCTGCGCGAGGTGCTGACCACCTACCGGCGTGAGACCCTCACGCTGATCGGCCTGGTCGTGGCCCTGAACGTGGTGAACTACACCCTGCTCACCTATCAGCCGACGTATCTGCAGAACACCATCGGCGTCAGCGACTCCACCACCACCGCGATGATGTTGATCGGTCAGCTGGTGATGATGGTGGTGCTGCCGTTCTTCGGCGCCCTGTCCGACCGGGTCGGCCGGCGTCCGATGTGGCTGGTCTCGCTGATCGGCTTGATGGTGCTCGCGCTGCCCATGTACTGGCTGATGGGTAAGGGCATCGTCTGGGCCGTCATCGGTTTCATCGTGCTCGGGTTGTTCTACGTGCCGCAGCTGGCGACCATCAGCTCCACGTTCCCGGCGATCTTCCCCACGCATGTGCGCTACGCGGGTTTCGCGCTCGGCTACAACGTGTCCACGGCCGCGTTCGGTGGCACCGCGCCGCTGGTCAACGAGGCGGTCATCGAGAAGACCGGCTGGGCCTTGTTCCCCGCGGCGTACATGATCGGCGCTTCGCTGATCGGCCTGGTGGCCTGGACGTTCCTGCGCGAGACCGCCGGAACGTCGCTGCGCGGCACCGAGGTTCCCGATGTGGAGAACATCGACCCCCCGGTTCCCGGCCCCACCGCACCCGCCAAGGCGCTGGCCTGA
- a CDS encoding nitrilase-related carbon-nitrogen hydrolase — protein sequence MKIPPGDLEGRAMKWWWAAGAAVVSAVLWRFGFGLNPVPGLAVLAPLPVLLVAARVPAKVAFVLGLGSWLAGALVSFWSYLVVTLEQPVPNAVALIGISALVYGGAVALWRALLLRGHTGLAVAAFPAAWVAYEFLLSLTGLFGAWWSIAYTQVGVLPLIQTAALTGPWGISFLILLVPAAIGAILTSGPTRRQRIRVGAVAAAVLVAVGAFGIWQLALPQPGKSVRVGLLAVSQPPEYVPVDSPAGRDMISRVVTEVERLADQGAQVVVLPEKAWRADESTLPVLAAPLTEVATRRDIHIVAGLILTRDGRSVNAAIDYPSGVEYAKHYLITGLEDELEPGSEWQQVPGQPWALAICFDLDRPALVRENARRGATLMLVPALDFTDDAWLHSRMAVLRGVESGVAVARAPQLGEHVASDARGRIRATAETGIDVTSAALATLPLTESRTVYARFGDWFGWLCVALGAAAVLVAAVGRKRRPNARD from the coding sequence ATGAAGATCCCTCCAGGTGATCTGGAGGGACGTGCAATGAAGTGGTGGTGGGCGGCCGGTGCGGCCGTGGTGTCGGCGGTGCTGTGGCGCTTCGGGTTCGGTTTGAATCCGGTGCCTGGCTTGGCGGTCCTCGCGCCGCTGCCGGTGTTGCTGGTTGCGGCGCGGGTGCCGGCGAAGGTGGCGTTCGTCCTCGGGCTCGGGTCCTGGCTGGCCGGGGCGCTGGTGAGTTTCTGGTCGTACCTGGTCGTGACCCTCGAGCAGCCGGTGCCCAATGCCGTTGCGCTGATCGGTATTTCCGCCCTGGTGTACGGCGGGGCCGTGGCGCTGTGGCGTGCGCTGCTCCTGCGCGGGCACACGGGCCTCGCCGTGGCGGCGTTCCCGGCGGCCTGGGTCGCTTACGAATTCCTGCTCTCGCTGACCGGGCTGTTCGGCGCGTGGTGGAGTATCGCCTACACCCAGGTCGGTGTGCTGCCGTTGATCCAGACCGCGGCGCTGACCGGTCCGTGGGGCATCAGTTTCCTGATCCTGTTGGTACCGGCCGCAATCGGCGCGATTCTGACTTCGGGGCCAACCCGGCGGCAGAGGATCCGTGTCGGCGCTGTGGCCGCCGCCGTGCTGGTGGCCGTCGGCGCGTTCGGCATCTGGCAGCTGGCATTGCCGCAGCCCGGGAAGTCGGTGCGGGTGGGCCTGCTCGCGGTTTCGCAGCCGCCGGAATACGTTCCGGTCGATTCGCCCGCGGGCCGCGACATGATCAGCCGCGTCGTCACCGAGGTCGAACGGCTCGCGGACCAAGGCGCGCAAGTGGTCGTGCTCCCGGAAAAGGCCTGGCGTGCCGATGAATCCACACTGCCGGTGCTCGCCGCTCCGCTGACCGAGGTCGCGACCCGCCGGGACATCCATATCGTCGCGGGTCTGATCCTTACCCGCGACGGTCGCAGCGTGAATGCCGCGATCGACTACCCGTCGGGTGTCGAGTACGCCAAGCACTACTTGATCACCGGCTTGGAGGACGAACTCGAGCCGGGCAGCGAGTGGCAGCAGGTTCCTGGTCAACCATGGGCTCTGGCCATATGTTTCGACCTGGACCGGCCCGCTCTGGTCCGCGAGAACGCTCGCCGCGGCGCGACATTGATGTTGGTGCCCGCCCTCGATTTCACCGACGACGCCTGGCTGCACAGCCGGATGGCGGTCCTGCGCGGCGTCGAATCGGGTGTGGCGGTGGCTCGCGCACCCCAGCTCGGCGAACATGTGGCAAGCGATGCCCGCGGTCGTATCCGCGCCACCGCGGAGACCGGAATCGACGTCACCAGCGCCGCACTCGCCACCCTGCCGCTCACCGAATCCAGGACCGTCTACGCCCGTTTCGGCGACTGGTTCGGCTGGCTCTGCGTCGCCCTGGGTGCGGCTGCCGTCCTCGTGGCCGCCGTGGGTCGAAAGCGCCGGCCCAACGCTCGCGATTAG
- a CDS encoding helix-turn-helix transcriptional regulator — translation MSKNHRAELADFLKAHRSRLRPADVGLPGDLLPGRRRTPGLRREEVAELAGVSLTWYTWLEQGRKIAASPQVVDALARALRLEPVQHRQLRRLAGLADPVVKYQVGDEISRLQRMVDALCPTPAVVHDARLDFVVWNTAFSRIRTDPAALPPERRNLLWWMYTDERNRAMMRRWEPAARAILSQFRVLLGNSPGDPRLTQVVSELSAASAEFRTWWLEYPVQDFRPTTIGIDHPEAGPIDLELFQLRPVENPELLLVVQLPATDDDRERIRAYLNA, via the coding sequence ATGAGCAAAAACCATCGCGCCGAGCTGGCCGACTTCCTCAAGGCACACCGCTCCCGACTGCGGCCCGCCGACGTCGGCCTGCCCGGCGACCTGCTGCCCGGCCGCCGGCGCACCCCGGGTCTGCGCCGCGAGGAAGTCGCCGAGCTCGCCGGAGTCAGCCTGACCTGGTACACCTGGCTGGAGCAGGGCCGCAAGATCGCCGCCAGCCCGCAGGTGGTCGACGCCCTGGCGCGGGCTTTGCGCCTGGAGCCGGTGCAGCATCGGCAGCTCCGACGCCTCGCCGGGCTGGCCGACCCGGTGGTGAAATATCAAGTCGGAGACGAGATCTCACGACTACAGCGGATGGTCGACGCACTCTGTCCGACGCCGGCGGTGGTGCACGACGCCCGCCTGGACTTCGTCGTCTGGAACACGGCGTTCAGCCGGATCCGGACCGACCCGGCCGCCTTGCCTCCGGAACGCCGGAATCTGCTGTGGTGGATGTACACCGACGAACGTAACCGCGCCATGATGCGCCGTTGGGAACCCGCCGCGCGGGCGATCCTGAGCCAGTTCCGGGTGTTGCTCGGCAACAGCCCGGGGGACCCGCGGCTGACCCAGGTGGTTTCCGAATTGAGCGCTGCAAGTGCGGAATTCCGCACCTGGTGGTTGGAGTATCCAGTGCAGGATTTCCGCCCCACCACCATCGGCATCGATCATCCCGAAGCGGGCCCGATCGATCTGGAGCTGTTCCAGCTACGGCCGGTGGAGAACCCGGAACTGCTTCTGGTGGTTCAGCTTCCGGCAACCGACGACGATCGCGAACGTATCCGCGCCTATCTGAACGCCTAA